A region from the Bacteroidota bacterium genome encodes:
- the ndk gene encoding nucleoside-diphosphate kinase — protein MAVERTLAILKPDCVRKNLIGKVTAQIQEAGFKVVAMKMTRLTQETAGGFYAVHKERPFFGELVTFMSSGPCVPMVLEKENAVADFRKLIGATNPANAEPGTVRKLYADSVGENIVHGSDSTENAAIEIAYHFNAADLVANYGF, from the coding sequence ATGGCAGTAGAACGCACGCTTGCGATTCTCAAACCGGACTGTGTCCGCAAAAACCTGATTGGTAAAGTAACCGCGCAGATTCAGGAAGCAGGTTTCAAAGTGGTCGCAATGAAAATGACCCGCCTGACCCAGGAAACAGCAGGTGGATTCTATGCAGTTCACAAAGAACGTCCGTTTTTTGGTGAATTGGTTACCTTCATGTCCTCTGGTCCCTGTGTTCCCATGGTTCTTGAAAAGGAAAATGCAGTGGCCGATTTCCGTAAACTGATCGGAGCAACCAATCCCGCCAATGCTGAACCCGGAACCGTCCGGAAACTGTATGCCGATTCGGTTGGCGAAAACATTGTACATGGCAGCGATTCCACCGAAAATGCCGCCATCGAAATTGCCTATCATTTCAACGCAGCCGATCTGGTAGCCAACTACGGATTCTGA
- the sucD gene encoding succinate--CoA ligase subunit alpha — MAVLVDRSTKVIVQGITGQEGSFHAGQMKEYGTPVVGGVTPGKGGTIHEGTPVFNTVDQAVKETGANTSIIFVPAVAAADAVMEAADAGIRLVICITEGIPVNDMMKAWTYLQGRETRLIGPNCPGIITPGIAKIGIMPGFIFSPGRVGLISRSGTLTYEAVNQLTKLGIGQSTCIGIGGDPIIGTRHIDAVRLFNEDPETDAIVLIGEIGGSDEEDAAYYIRDHVKKPVVGFIAGRTAPPGRRMGHAGAIISGGKGTAEEKIRVMKECGIHVADSPATIGDTMKKVLGK; from the coding sequence ATGGCAGTGCTTGTTGACCGTTCAACTAAAGTAATTGTTCAGGGAATTACCGGGCAGGAAGGATCCTTCCACGCCGGTCAGATGAAGGAGTATGGAACACCGGTCGTTGGTGGAGTAACACCAGGCAAGGGCGGAACGATTCACGAGGGAACACCGGTCTTTAATACCGTTGATCAGGCAGTGAAGGAAACCGGTGCCAATACCTCCATCATTTTCGTTCCGGCTGTTGCTGCAGCCGATGCCGTGATGGAAGCAGCCGATGCCGGAATCAGATTGGTCATCTGTATCACCGAGGGAATTCCTGTTAATGACATGATGAAGGCATGGACCTACCTTCAGGGACGTGAAACACGGCTCATCGGACCCAACTGTCCGGGAATCATCACGCCCGGTATCGCAAAAATCGGGATCATGCCCGGTTTCATCTTCTCGCCAGGCCGTGTCGGCCTCATCTCACGGTCGGGAACCCTGACTTATGAAGCAGTGAACCAATTGACCAAACTCGGAATCGGCCAGTCGACCTGTATCGGAATCGGTGGGGATCCCATTATCGGAACCCGTCATATCGATGCTGTCCGGCTGTTTAATGAGGACCCTGAAACCGATGCCATTGTGCTGATCGGTGAAATTGGTGGGTCGGATGAGGAAGATGCTGCATACTACATTCGCGATCATGTGAAAAAACCGGTTGTGGGATTTATTGCCGGTCGTACCGCCCCTCCTGGTCGCCGGATGGGTCACGCTGGCGCCATCATCTCGGGTGGAAAAGGAACAGCAGAAGAAAAAATCAGAGTTATGAAGGAATGCGGTATTCATGTGGCCGATTCACCGGCCACTATCGGCGATACCATGAAAAAAGTTTTGGGTAAATAA
- the gatA gene encoding Asp-tRNA(Asn)/Glu-tRNA(Gln) amidotransferase subunit GatA encodes MSFTYSSYRDYRSRLTSGEFTCRQVVDHYLNAIREKAALNCYLETFDDLARNQADQVQKKLADGTAGPLAGMVIAVKDVLTIEGQITSCASKILKNHRAVYHSTVVKKLIEADAILIGRTNMDEFAMGSSNENSAFGPVRHPMDPERVPGGSSGGSAVAVAAGLAMASLGTDTGGSIRFPAALCGIVGLKPTYGRVSRFGLIAYASSFDQVGPFTHSVEDAALIMEVLAGHDPLDSTSAPLPVPGYAAGLNKPVGKLRVGIPDEYLAEGLNPEIKNRLLAVADRLKSEGATVTSVKLPHTPYCIATYYILTTAEASSNLARYDGVRFTSRAEKPATLNAMYVKSRSEGFGPEVKRRIMLGTYVLSAGYYDAYYAKAQKVRRLIRQDFEKAFESVDVLLTPTTPGTAFRIGEKTTDPLEMYLSDIFTVSANLAGIPGVSIPAGLASDGLPIGVQLLGNHFDEATLLTTARAIETFKF; translated from the coding sequence ATGTCGTTTACTTATTCATCTTACCGCGATTACCGGTCAAGGCTGACTTCTGGAGAATTCACCTGTCGCCAGGTGGTTGATCATTACTTGAATGCCATCCGTGAAAAAGCGGCTCTGAATTGTTATCTCGAAACATTTGATGATCTGGCCCGGAACCAGGCTGATCAGGTACAGAAAAAGCTTGCCGATGGAACGGCCGGGCCGTTGGCTGGCATGGTGATCGCTGTCAAGGATGTGTTAACCATCGAAGGTCAGATCACTTCCTGTGCTTCAAAAATTCTAAAGAACCATCGGGCGGTCTATCATTCAACTGTTGTTAAAAAGCTGATCGAGGCAGATGCCATTCTGATCGGTCGTACCAACATGGATGAGTTTGCCATGGGGTCATCCAATGAAAATTCAGCTTTTGGCCCGGTTCGGCATCCGATGGATCCCGAACGCGTTCCTGGTGGAAGTTCGGGCGGATCGGCTGTTGCCGTGGCTGCCGGCCTTGCCATGGCCTCTCTTGGCACCGATACCGGTGGGTCCATCCGCTTTCCGGCCGCCCTTTGCGGAATAGTTGGTTTGAAACCGACTTACGGGCGAGTGAGCCGCTTTGGTCTGATTGCCTATGCATCCTCCTTTGATCAGGTCGGACCGTTTACCCATTCTGTGGAAGATGCAGCACTGATCATGGAAGTGCTGGCCGGTCACGACCCTCTGGACTCAACCTCGGCACCCTTGCCTGTTCCCGGTTATGCTGCCGGACTTAATAAACCGGTTGGAAAACTCCGGGTCGGAATTCCGGATGAATACCTGGCAGAAGGGTTGAACCCCGAAATTAAAAACCGTTTGCTGGCGGTCGCAGATCGGCTGAAGTCTGAAGGAGCCACCGTTACTTCGGTGAAACTGCCTCATACTCCTTATTGCATCGCCACATATTACATTCTGACAACAGCCGAAGCCTCGAGCAACCTGGCTCGGTACGATGGAGTACGGTTCACCAGCCGTGCTGAAAAACCGGCTACACTCAATGCCATGTATGTGAAGTCCCGCAGCGAAGGATTTGGTCCGGAAGTCAAGCGCCGCATCATGCTGGGAACCTATGTGTTATCAGCCGGCTACTACGATGCCTATTATGCCAAAGCACAAAAGGTCCGGCGCCTGATCCGCCAGGATTTCGAAAAGGCATTTGAGTCTGTGGATGTTTTGTTAACCCCCACCACACCGGGTACTGCCTTCCGGATTGGCGAGAAAACCACTGATCCGCTCGAAATGTACCTGTCGGACATTTTTACCGTTTCGGCCAACCTCGCAGGAATCCCGGGGGTCTCAATTCCTGCCGGCCTGGCCTCTGACGGACTTCCGATCGGGGTTCAGTTATTGGGTAACCACTTTGATGAAGCCACACTGCTGACCACAGCCAGGGCCATCGAAACATTCAAATTCTAA
- the tatA gene encoding twin-arginine translocase TatA/TatE family subunit, which translates to MFGLSGGEIILILIVFLILFGSKKIPEFAKSLGQGMSEFKKAASDIQKEVEADPAKTDKKTPPPTKTTDN; encoded by the coding sequence ATGTTCGGACTGAGTGGCGGGGAAATCATCCTCATTCTCATTGTATTTCTGATTCTTTTTGGCAGTAAGAAGATCCCTGAATTCGCAAAATCGCTTGGACAGGGCATGAGTGAATTCAAGAAAGCTGCAAGCGATATCCAAAAGGAAGTCGAAGCAGATCCTGCTAAAACGGACAAGAAAACCCCACCCCCAACCAAGACTACCGATAACTGA
- a CDS encoding PepSY domain-containing protein produces the protein MKPARYNRFVWPVLLAVTVGCQSGGPSVGTSPAEPRFPYPAVVRMDPSGSRLLSQQISQLLTAEGASYQVVRIDSLSAALSSLEYGSPGIRLFGDTDSSRPVTGLEAGFRQFIDRYSNVFQVKSGQLQTENITESYDFTEFTFRKSFPSLIPFINPEINTIQVVISRFGEVGMLRSTVLPDRPMISPEWVAAEEIRKNLVQHKIDYMKDGKNQVYVIQSADQLSSGDQQALVVYRRRTDVPGQEMTPASTEIRYHYVWKFDVFVPTKPNPQFRIFADATTGEVLESRFIGGN, from the coding sequence TTGAAACCCGCCCGGTATAACCGGTTTGTCTGGCCGGTCCTGCTGGCAGTCACTGTTGGTTGCCAGTCCGGAGGACCGTCGGTTGGCACCAGCCCGGCAGAACCACGGTTCCCCTATCCGGCCGTGGTCCGCATGGACCCTTCCGGTTCCCGGTTGTTGTCTCAACAGATCAGTCAGTTGCTTACGGCAGAAGGGGCCTCCTATCAGGTGGTCCGTATTGACAGTCTGTCCGCAGCACTTTCTTCCCTGGAATACGGTTCCCCTGGAATCCGCTTGTTCGGTGATACGGACTCATCACGTCCGGTAACTGGTCTGGAAGCCGGTTTTCGTCAATTTATTGACCGGTATTCCAATGTGTTTCAGGTAAAATCGGGTCAATTGCAAACCGAAAATATCACAGAGAGTTATGATTTTACCGAATTCACCTTCAGAAAGTCATTTCCTTCCCTGATCCCGTTTATCAATCCGGAAATAAATACCATTCAGGTGGTGATTTCCCGTTTTGGTGAAGTGGGAATGCTGCGTTCAACCGTACTGCCAGACCGACCCATGATTTCACCCGAATGGGTCGCTGCCGAAGAAATCCGCAAAAATCTGGTCCAGCATAAGATTGATTACATGAAGGATGGTAAAAACCAGGTTTATGTCATCCAATCAGCCGATCAGCTGAGCAGTGGTGACCAGCAGGCTTTGGTTGTTTACCGCCGGCGAACCGACGTCCCCGGTCAGGAAATGACCCCGGCCTCGACCGAAATCCGCTACCACTACGTCTGGAAGTTTGATGTGTTCGTGCCAACGAAACCCAATCCACAGTTCAGGATTTTTGCCGATGCAACCACCGGAGAGGTGCTCGAAAGCAGATTTATCGGCGGTAATTGA
- the purQ gene encoding phosphoribosylformylglycinamidine synthase subunit PurQ encodes MRVGVIQFPGSNCDHDALHAWGTVTGQTARLIWHKDSDLGDVDLVFLPGGFSYGDYLRCGAIAKYSPVMKEVVRFASKGGLVAGVCNGFQILVESGLLPGVLLPNTSLKFICRHVNLKVSNANTRFSSSYQPGQIIRVPIAHGEGNYFAQDDVLAGLQDNRQIVFQYCDADGSINEEGNPNGSALNIAGIVNREGNVFGMMPHPERSVETNVGGTDGLGFLQSIIRSLETRPV; translated from the coding sequence ATTCGTGTTGGTGTTATTCAGTTTCCCGGTTCCAATTGTGATCATGATGCCCTCCATGCCTGGGGGACGGTGACCGGGCAAACGGCACGGCTCATCTGGCATAAGGATTCCGATCTTGGTGATGTGGATCTGGTTTTCCTGCCCGGCGGATTTTCTTACGGGGATTACCTGCGGTGCGGTGCAATCGCCAAGTATTCTCCTGTGATGAAGGAGGTGGTCCGGTTTGCTTCAAAGGGAGGGTTGGTGGCCGGCGTCTGTAATGGCTTTCAGATCCTGGTTGAATCCGGGTTGTTGCCGGGCGTTCTTCTTCCCAATACATCCCTGAAGTTCATCTGCCGGCATGTGAACCTGAAGGTGTCCAACGCCAACACACGCTTTTCATCCTCCTATCAGCCTGGTCAGATTATCCGGGTTCCCATTGCACACGGGGAAGGGAACTACTTCGCCCAGGATGATGTCCTGGCCGGTCTGCAGGATAACCGGCAGATTGTATTTCAGTATTGTGATGCCGATGGCAGCATCAATGAAGAGGGTAATCCCAACGGCTCTGCCCTCAACATTGCCGGAATTGTGAACCGTGAAGGAAATGTGTTCGGAATGATGCCTCATCCCGAACGGTCTGTTGAAACCAATGTGGGAGGAACCGATGGCTTGGGATTCTTGCAATCAATTATCCGGTCTCTTGAAACCCGCCCGGTATAA
- the purS gene encoding phosphoribosylformylglycinamidine synthase subunit PurS, with protein sequence MYKAKITVVLRPSILDVQGKAVQHAVHSLGYDSVDQIRIGKFVEVMINAPDEETARREVKEICQKILANPVMENFEFTLEKVSA encoded by the coding sequence ATGTATAAAGCAAAAATTACGGTGGTTCTGCGACCTTCAATCCTGGATGTGCAGGGAAAAGCCGTTCAGCATGCCGTTCATTCTCTTGGCTATGATTCGGTCGACCAGATCAGAATCGGAAAATTTGTGGAAGTGATGATCAATGCGCCTGATGAGGAAACCGCCCGACGTGAAGTGAAGGAAATCTGCCAGAAGATTCTGGCCAACCCGGTGATGGAAAATTTCGAATTCACCCTTGAAAAGGTCTCTGCATGA
- the pssA gene encoding CDP-diacylglycerol--serine O-phosphatidyltransferase, with amino-acid sequence MRITRAVIPNFFTVMNLFCGFNAIIQAHAGNYGNAAWFIIFGGFFDAFDGFMARLTNSASQFGVELDSLSDVVTFGVAPSFLVYQLGLENFGFWGILISALPAICGALRLARFNVQLTGFDKDYFRGLPIPGQAVVICSLVLTVMNHPDWIPLDLKVVLPVLVIFLSLLMVSTVKYDTIPKLTPRAIREKPLAFTSFVIFLLLVIIFRERGLLVGMTGYLLIGLFRYPVRFFKKPIA; translated from the coding sequence ATGAGAATTACCAGAGCGGTAATTCCCAACTTCTTTACTGTCATGAACCTGTTCTGCGGGTTCAATGCCATTATTCAGGCACATGCAGGGAATTATGGCAACGCCGCCTGGTTTATCATCTTTGGTGGGTTTTTTGATGCTTTCGATGGCTTCATGGCCCGCCTCACCAACTCTGCCTCCCAATTCGGGGTAGAATTGGATAGCTTAAGTGATGTGGTGACATTTGGGGTCGCACCCAGTTTTCTGGTCTACCAGCTTGGTCTTGAGAATTTCGGATTCTGGGGCATTCTCATCAGCGCCCTGCCTGCCATTTGCGGTGCACTTCGTCTGGCCCGGTTTAATGTTCAGCTCACCGGTTTTGACAAAGACTACTTCCGCGGTCTTCCCATCCCGGGACAGGCCGTTGTGATCTGCTCGCTGGTTCTGACCGTGATGAATCATCCCGACTGGATTCCCCTTGACCTGAAAGTGGTGCTACCGGTTCTGGTCATCTTTTTATCCCTGCTGATGGTCAGCACCGTTAAATATGATACCATTCCAAAGCTGACACCACGGGCCATCAGGGAGAAACCACTGGCCTTTACTTCCTTTGTTATCTTTCTGCTGCTGGTTATCATTTTCAGGGAACGTGGACTGCTCGTCGGAATGACCGGTTACCTCCTGATTGGTCTGTTCAGATATCCGGTCCGATTTTTTAAAAAACCCATTGCCTGA
- a CDS encoding phosphatidylserine decarboxylase family protein translates to MITPYGRSTFLKSVLIALSVAILVHWFLSWVPGLTLLVDLLVIAFIGFALNFFRDPERKTDSDPSAIVSPADGTVVMIKKLDHDEFIGGPATLVAVFMSPLNVHVNRIPMNGTVTLLKYHPGLFLKAWEDRASEENERSEIGIENGKNKVLFKQIAGFVARRIVYPDIEVGKTVTKGTRFGMIKFGSRVDIIVPASWEIKVKPQDITRAGETVVALIPEGVK, encoded by the coding sequence ATGATCACCCCCTATGGCCGTTCAACATTCCTCAAGAGTGTACTGATTGCTCTGTCTGTTGCCATACTGGTTCACTGGTTTCTTTCCTGGGTTCCCGGACTGACCTTGCTGGTCGATCTGCTGGTCATTGCCTTTATTGGTTTTGCCCTCAATTTCTTCAGGGATCCCGAGCGTAAAACCGATTCTGATCCTTCCGCCATTGTTTCTCCTGCCGACGGAACCGTGGTAATGATTAAAAAACTGGATCACGATGAATTTATCGGTGGCCCAGCAACTCTGGTGGCCGTTTTTATGTCGCCATTGAATGTTCACGTAAACCGGATTCCCATGAACGGAACGGTCACACTGCTGAAATACCATCCGGGACTGTTTCTGAAAGCCTGGGAAGACCGGGCCTCTGAGGAAAATGAACGGAGTGAAATCGGAATAGAAAACGGCAAAAACAAGGTTCTTTTTAAGCAGATTGCCGGTTTTGTGGCCCGCCGGATCGTGTACCCCGATATTGAAGTGGGAAAAACCGTGACCAAGGGAACCCGGTTCGGAATGATCAAATTTGGTTCACGCGTCGATATCATTGTTCCAGCCTCCTGGGAAATAAAGGTTAAACCACAGGACATCACCCGCGCCGGCGAAACTGTGGTGGCCCTGATTCCGGAAGGTGTGAAATGA
- a CDS encoding phosphoribosylaminoimidazolesuccinocarboxamide synthase: protein MAEKTTLIYEGKAKKVFATTDPDLVIQEFKDDATAFNGLKKGQIADKGVVNNTISSALFTLLESKGIPTHYVRKLSDREMLIKRLTILPVELVVRNVAAGSLVKRYGIKEGMVLGQPIIECYYKNDSLGDPLMNDDHVVMFNLATREQLAEMKKQALQINQLLSAFFLDRRLKLVDFKLEFGVHKNQILLGDEISPDTCRFWDAVTNEKMDKDRFRFDLGLVEETYQEVLSRITGAVNK, encoded by the coding sequence ATGGCTGAAAAAACGACTCTCATTTATGAGGGAAAGGCAAAGAAAGTATTTGCCACCACCGATCCTGATCTGGTCATCCAGGAATTCAAGGATGATGCCACTGCCTTCAATGGCCTGAAAAAAGGCCAGATTGCCGACAAGGGCGTGGTTAACAATACCATCTCCTCGGCCCTTTTCACGCTGCTCGAATCGAAGGGAATTCCAACGCATTACGTCAGGAAACTGAGCGACCGCGAGATGCTCATTAAACGCCTGACCATTCTTCCGGTTGAATTGGTGGTGCGGAATGTCGCAGCCGGCTCGCTGGTAAAACGATACGGCATCAAAGAAGGAATGGTGCTTGGTCAGCCAATCATTGAGTGCTACTATAAAAATGATTCCCTTGGTGATCCCCTGATGAATGACGATCATGTGGTCATGTTTAATCTGGCCACCCGGGAACAACTGGCCGAGATGAAAAAGCAGGCGCTCCAGATTAATCAGCTTCTTTCGGCTTTCTTTCTTGATCGTCGGCTGAAACTGGTCGATTTTAAACTGGAGTTTGGCGTACATAAGAATCAAATCCTCCTCGGTGACGAGATTTCGCCCGATACCTGCCGGTTCTGGGATGCCGTTACCAATGAGAAAATGGATAAAGACCGGTTCCGGTTCGATCTTGGACTTGTCGAAGAAACCTATCAGGAAGTACTTTCCCGCATTACAGGAGCTGTAAATAAATGA
- a CDS encoding adenylosuccinate lyase, translating to MIERYTRHEMGEVWSTESRFKAWMEIEILACEVRAERGEIPVEAARAIREKANFDTDSVLEIEKTVKHDVIAFLTDMNSYIGEPSRFVHQGMTSSDILDTGLSVQMVRASGILLKDLETLRDVLARRAKEFKYTLQIGRTHGIHAEPVTFGLKLALWFDETRRNIERLQAATGRIAVGKLSGAVGTFEHLSPEIEEAVCARLGLKPAPVSTQIIQRDRHAEYLSVLAVIGSSLEKFATEIRHLQKTEVLEAEEYFSKGQKGSSAMPHKRNPITCERVAGLARVLRGNAMAAMENVALWHERDISHSSVERIIIPDSTILLDYMLALITDVLDRLIVYPDSMLKNLEITHGLTFSQTLLIALTNKGVSREASYLMVQRNAMKTWETRRAFKDYLLEDQEIMKYFTPDELDSLFDIRKSIRNVDAIFRRVGLGD from the coding sequence ATGATTGAACGGTATACCCGTCATGAAATGGGTGAAGTCTGGTCCACAGAGTCCAGATTCAAAGCCTGGATGGAAATCGAAATACTGGCTTGTGAAGTCAGGGCCGAACGGGGAGAAATTCCGGTTGAAGCGGCACGTGCCATCCGGGAAAAGGCCAATTTCGATACCGACTCGGTCCTCGAGATCGAAAAAACCGTTAAGCACGATGTAATCGCCTTTCTGACCGATATGAACAGTTATATCGGTGAACCGTCCCGGTTTGTCCATCAGGGAATGACCTCATCCGATATCCTCGATACCGGGTTGTCCGTGCAGATGGTCCGGGCTTCCGGCATTCTTCTGAAGGATCTCGAAACCCTGCGCGATGTGCTTGCACGCAGGGCGAAGGAGTTCAAATACACCCTGCAGATTGGCCGTACTCATGGCATCCACGCAGAACCGGTAACTTTCGGATTAAAACTGGCACTCTGGTTCGATGAAACAAGACGGAATATTGAGCGCCTTCAGGCTGCCACCGGACGTATTGCAGTCGGTAAGCTCAGCGGTGCAGTAGGAACCTTTGAGCATTTGTCCCCGGAAATTGAAGAAGCAGTTTGTGCCCGGCTGGGATTAAAACCAGCTCCGGTCAGTACACAGATCATTCAGCGGGACCGGCATGCCGAATACCTGTCGGTGCTGGCCGTGATTGGTTCCTCTCTTGAAAAATTTGCTACCGAAATCAGGCATCTGCAGAAAACCGAGGTTCTGGAAGCAGAGGAATACTTCTCAAAAGGGCAAAAAGGCTCCTCTGCCATGCCTCATAAAAGAAATCCGATCACCTGTGAAAGGGTTGCCGGCCTGGCAAGGGTCCTTCGTGGAAATGCCATGGCGGCCATGGAAAATGTGGCTCTGTGGCACGAACGTGATATCAGCCATTCATCCGTGGAACGGATTATCATACCCGACAGCACCATTCTCCTCGATTATATGCTGGCCCTGATCACCGATGTGCTGGACCGTCTGATTGTTTATCCGGATTCCATGCTGAAAAACCTGGAAATCACCCACGGACTTACGTTCTCTCAAACACTGCTGATTGCCCTGACCAACAAAGGAGTCAGCAGGGAAGCGTCCTACCTCATGGTACAGCGCAACGCCATGAAAACCTGGGAAACCCGCCGCGCCTTTAAAGATTACCTGCTGGAAGATCAGGAAATCATGAAGTATTTTACCCCAGATGAACTCGATTCATTGTTCGATATCCGCAAAAGCATCCGGAATGTGGATGCCATCTTCCGGCGGGTCGGACTCGGAGACTAA
- a CDS encoding trypsin-like peptidase domain-containing protein — protein MRGYPMMFTPLLTLLLACQPQEQPVPAHEQPGVPEATVITTPEPTRLTRDSVNQVIYESRQTVITTAVRAISPAVVGINVTEIREYRDPFADLFRNDPFFNHFFQQRRSQQYEVKGLGSGFIISPDGYILTNYHVAGNASKIIVTLPGGRKFDAEIVGSDPISDIALLKVDGKNLPFLELGNSDQVMVGEWAIALGNPFGLFDINDQPTVTVGVVSNTRMNFVMNENRIYRDMIQTDAAINSGNSGGPLCNALGEVIGVNSFIYTGGQFNQGNIGLGFAIPINRAKSIVEELKATGKVDRSFWSGLKVQTLDPAVARYFNLKNVEGVVVVEVENGSPAEKSDVRPADVITRINNLPIRTSNDLLIFQRDSKPGDKLDLDIVRDGKDIKKTVTLARRPDGK, from the coding sequence ATGAGAGGATACCCGATGATGTTCACCCCACTACTAACCTTACTTCTTGCCTGTCAGCCACAGGAACAACCCGTGCCTGCCCATGAGCAGCCCGGTGTTCCCGAGGCGACAGTCATTACCACGCCCGAACCAACCAGACTGACCCGTGATTCAGTTAATCAGGTCATCTATGAGTCCAGGCAAACGGTGATAACCACTGCAGTCAGGGCGATCAGTCCGGCCGTGGTAGGAATTAATGTGACCGAAATCCGCGAATACCGCGACCCATTTGCCGATTTGTTCCGGAACGACCCGTTTTTCAATCATTTCTTTCAGCAACGCCGTTCACAGCAGTACGAGGTGAAGGGACTGGGTTCCGGATTTATCATTTCTCCCGATGGATACATTCTGACCAACTATCACGTGGCAGGAAACGCCAGCAAAATCATTGTAACCTTGCCAGGTGGCCGGAAATTCGATGCTGAAATCGTCGGATCCGATCCGATCTCAGATATCGCCCTGCTGAAGGTGGATGGCAAAAACCTTCCTTTTCTGGAATTGGGCAATTCCGATCAGGTAATGGTGGGCGAGTGGGCCATTGCTCTCGGGAATCCCTTCGGACTTTTCGACATCAACGACCAGCCAACGGTTACCGTTGGAGTGGTTTCAAATACCCGCATGAATTTTGTTATGAATGAAAACCGGATTTACCGGGACATGATTCAGACCGATGCCGCCATCAATTCGGGTAACTCGGGCGGTCCGCTCTGTAATGCGCTCGGCGAGGTCATCGGTGTCAACAGTTTCATTTACACAGGCGGTCAGTTCAATCAGGGTAACATCGGTCTTGGATTCGCCATTCCCATTAACCGGGCCAAATCTATCGTGGAAGAACTGAAGGCCACCGGAAAAGTGGACCGGTCATTCTGGTCTGGCCTGAAAGTCCAGACCCTGGACCCGGCGGTCGCCAGATACTTTAACCTGAAAAATGTCGAAGGCGTTGTGGTTGTTGAAGTGGAAAACGGAAGTCCGGCAGAAAAATCCGACGTCAGACCGGCCGATGTGATTACCCGAATCAACAATCTGCCCATCCGCACCTCGAATGATCTGCTGATCTTTCAGCGTGATTCCAAGCCTGGGGATAAGCTGGATCTCGATATTGTCAGAGATGGAAAAGACATTAAAAAAACGGTAACACTGGCCAGAAGGCCTGATGGAAAGTAA
- the fsa gene encoding fructose-6-phosphate aldolase, whose translation MKFFIDTANLNEIREAASLGILDGVTTNPSLVAAEGVKDFHGHIADICKLVPGPVSAEVISTDYAGMMKEAEVLRKIASNVTIKVPLTKDGLKACKTITGEGGMVNVTLCFSPSQALLAAKAGATFISPFVGRLDDISQDGMQLIHQIVTIYRNYDFRTEVLVASIRHPLHIVDAAMIGADVATMPFKVFDQLVKHPLTDIGIERFLKDWNKNK comes from the coding sequence ATGAAATTTTTTATTGATACTGCCAATCTCAATGAAATCAGGGAGGCCGCCAGTCTCGGAATTCTCGATGGCGTCACCACCAATCCCTCTCTTGTTGCAGCAGAAGGTGTTAAGGACTTCCACGGTCATATCGCCGATATCTGTAAACTGGTCCCGGGTCCGGTTTCAGCCGAAGTCATCTCAACCGATTACGCCGGAATGATGAAAGAAGCTGAAGTTCTCCGGAAAATTGCCTCCAATGTCACCATCAAAGTACCCCTGACCAAAGACGGCCTGAAGGCCTGTAAAACCATCACTGGTGAAGGTGGAATGGTCAATGTGACTCTTTGCTTTTCGCCTTCTCAGGCCTTGCTGGCTGCAAAAGCCGGGGCCACCTTTATATCTCCCTTTGTCGGTCGGCTCGATGACATTTCGCAGGATGGAATGCAACTGATCCATCAGATTGTCACCATTTACCGCAATTATGACTTCAGAACCGAAGTGCTTGTTGCTTCCATCCGGCATCCGCTCCACATCGTTGATGCGGCCATGATCGGGGCCGATGTGGCCACCATGCCTTTCAAAGTGTTTGATCAGTTGGTAAAACACCCGCTTACCGATATCGGGATCGAGCGTTTTCTGAAGGATTGGAACAAAAACAAGTAA